One genomic segment of Mesoterricola silvestris includes these proteins:
- a CDS encoding bifunctional methionine sulfoxide reductase B/A protein, translating into MEARVEQGGKKTKEELKKVLTPEQYRVTQEAGTEAPFTGEYWNSKGDGIYVDVVSGKALFSSKDKFDSGCGWPSFTKPLEPGEVVERRDVSHGMVRTEVRSRDADSHLGHVFDDGPAPTGQRYCINSASLRFVPVADLEARGYGQYLALFGLAPSRKEVATLAGGCFWGMEDLVRERPGVIKTRVGYTGGTTQHPVYEDVHTGTTGHAEAIEVTFDPARTSYEALLKFFFTIHDPTTPNRQGNDIGTQYRSAIFYHDEAQRKTAEKVKAEVEASGKWKRPLTTEIAAAGTFWPAEEYHQDYLKKHPGGYTCHYIRPFTF; encoded by the coding sequence ATGGAGGCAAGGGTGGAGCAGGGCGGGAAGAAGACGAAGGAAGAGCTGAAAAAGGTGCTGACGCCGGAGCAGTACCGGGTCACCCAGGAGGCCGGGACGGAGGCCCCCTTCACGGGGGAGTACTGGAACTCCAAGGGCGACGGCATTTACGTTGACGTGGTCTCGGGGAAGGCCCTCTTCTCCTCCAAGGACAAGTTCGATTCCGGCTGCGGGTGGCCCAGTTTCACCAAGCCCCTGGAGCCCGGGGAGGTGGTGGAGCGCAGGGACGTCAGCCACGGCATGGTGCGCACCGAGGTGCGGTCCCGGGACGCGGACTCCCACCTGGGCCACGTCTTCGACGACGGGCCCGCGCCCACGGGCCAGCGGTACTGCATCAACAGCGCCTCCCTGCGCTTCGTCCCCGTGGCGGACCTGGAGGCCCGGGGCTACGGCCAGTACCTGGCCCTTTTCGGACTGGCCCCCTCCCGCAAGGAGGTGGCCACCCTGGCCGGGGGCTGCTTCTGGGGCATGGAGGACCTGGTGCGGGAGCGCCCCGGGGTGATCAAGACCCGCGTGGGCTACACCGGCGGCACCACCCAGCACCCCGTGTACGAGGACGTCCACACCGGCACCACCGGCCACGCCGAGGCCATCGAGGTGACCTTCGATCCGGCCCGCACCAGCTACGAGGCCCTCCTCAAGTTCTTCTTCACCATCCACGACCCCACGACCCCCAACCGCCAGGGCAACGACATCGGCACCCAGTACCGTTCGGCCATCTTCTACCACGACGAGGCCCAGAGGAAGACCGCCGAGAAGGTGAAGGCCGAGGTGGAGGCCTCCGGGAAATGGAAGCGCCCCCTGACGACGGAGATCGCCGCGGCCGGGACCTTCTGGCCCGCGGAGGAGTACCACCAGGACTACCTGAAGAAGCATCCGGGGGGGTACACCTGCCACTACATCAGGCCGTTCACGTTCTAG
- a CDS encoding RHS repeat-associated core domain-containing protein — protein MTRYYTYDRHPEFLDPARTTSVRDVRSDPSGPQANPPTQSTTFDATTFLPLGTYLDGGSSVGQIGRAFTYASSGNLSGHLQTVTNYATGAVFSAAGVATQTCALDPATALPSSLSVTYDGPAGYTNAFSNGWTAYDTADRPTTSTDGLGVVTQTTYDGRGRVTTLQRGGQSDVTFTYPSETTWTSTQNLRNTVVNLDAFGRVKTRLRGVDGVTEICTYDGNGNPASLQERSSAGNSRVQARTFDGLGRLKTHTPLRGPMVTYSYSTDSSGGQVTSIAYSGQSFTTSTTQDCWGQTVASTDPYATVTTTRYDAMGHVVSLTTTPAGLVGQTRTFTYNAAGLLVNRTSPETGTTTFGPTFNQLGLPLTVTEGTGRARTISYDGLGRIRTVVNGTDQAITHFNGLRISTCSTTSAGQASSIQYTLDDYGRLQAEQVLPPGATTPWNQSYTYDSAGRMRSVTYPDGRIVGYVFDDTGNFGRTTSVTVNGATFANVTYDEFGWGNRRTLTFVSTGSSNTWEYTSDGTQLSSQTVNPVGSSAIVRNYAYDALNHLNQAGEWASLSHDFLGRLTSASGDGVSATFSHDGYGNNTYSQAGSAAGFNNFAYLPLPSNRATASDTSGAATGWSYNANGEALTAGTALGSVYPQLGLAWDGLDRLSSSSLPGFTESYGYLPNGLRVQRLNSADPSQNRRYAYAFTGNLLAEYTGSGNTWSWLGDIVYLGSQAIAEFSNAGTLELHADHLGTPKVLTSGQTGALLGIQAFGPFGEPRGSYLTLTGYTGHQQADSTGLIYMRGRFYSPAWHRFLNSDQGADPNQPNQYAYCGGSPFMLTDPSGLDSSGYWVYLITCNGAGIYVSTSKEDAESALINYQAHGTEKYGSDAQFQMTGTYYSMDSKSTTPSFQTDSGRWVTLTSSGEWIYGIAPITEAGDSRSSQTDVQFDKPKIWFGDIRYPERPTIGDYAFKTLGLGPASVTLYTDKFGGYHVANSLGKGIGIPFQAGYGWFSESVSSSAEVSERLKGLSFTLGAAAAGGVNAVGSTPIIPASQTAAEVSFGPPSASVGVSWGWN, from the coding sequence ATGACACGCTACTACACCTACGACCGCCACCCGGAGTTCCTGGATCCCGCGAGGACCACCAGCGTAAGGGACGTGCGATCGGATCCTTCGGGGCCTCAGGCGAATCCGCCCACCCAGTCGACTACCTTCGACGCAACCACGTTCCTTCCCCTGGGAACCTACCTGGACGGCGGGTCCTCCGTGGGCCAGATCGGCAGGGCCTTCACCTATGCTTCCAGTGGGAACCTATCGGGACACCTGCAAACGGTGACCAATTACGCCACGGGCGCGGTCTTCAGCGCCGCGGGCGTGGCCACGCAGACCTGTGCGCTGGACCCGGCCACGGCCCTGCCGTCGTCCCTGAGCGTCACCTACGATGGACCCGCGGGGTACACCAACGCCTTTTCGAACGGGTGGACAGCCTACGATACGGCCGACCGTCCAACAACCAGCACCGATGGCCTTGGCGTGGTCACCCAGACCACCTACGATGGGAGAGGACGCGTAACGACCCTTCAAAGGGGAGGCCAGAGCGACGTCACCTTCACCTATCCCTCGGAAACCACCTGGACAAGCACGCAGAACCTCCGCAATACGGTCGTGAACCTGGATGCGTTCGGCCGGGTGAAGACCCGCTTGCGCGGCGTAGATGGGGTGACCGAAATCTGCACCTATGATGGGAACGGGAACCCGGCCTCCCTCCAGGAACGTTCGTCCGCGGGAAATAGCCGGGTTCAGGCCCGGACCTTTGATGGCCTGGGCAGGCTCAAGACCCACACACCGCTTCGGGGCCCCATGGTCACGTACAGCTATTCCACCGATTCAAGTGGGGGGCAGGTGACGTCCATTGCCTATTCCGGGCAGAGCTTCACCACCAGCACCACCCAGGATTGCTGGGGACAGACGGTCGCCTCCACGGATCCCTATGCCACGGTCACAACCACACGGTATGACGCCATGGGCCATGTCGTCTCCCTCACGACGACGCCCGCCGGGTTGGTGGGGCAGACCCGGACCTTCACGTACAATGCCGCAGGGCTCCTGGTGAACCGGACCAGCCCTGAAACCGGAACGACGACCTTCGGCCCCACCTTCAATCAATTGGGCCTTCCCCTCACGGTCACGGAGGGCACGGGACGTGCACGCACTATCAGTTACGATGGGTTGGGACGGATACGAACCGTGGTGAATGGGACGGACCAGGCCATAACCCATTTCAATGGGCTGAGAATCTCCACCTGCAGCACGACCAGTGCTGGCCAGGCGTCCTCGATCCAGTACACCCTGGACGACTACGGGCGCCTCCAGGCCGAGCAGGTGCTCCCCCCGGGCGCAACGACCCCCTGGAACCAGTCCTATACCTACGATTCGGCGGGTCGAATGCGTTCCGTGACCTACCCGGACGGGAGGATCGTCGGGTACGTCTTCGATGACACCGGCAATTTTGGGCGGACGACCTCCGTTACCGTCAATGGCGCGACCTTCGCCAATGTGACGTACGATGAATTCGGATGGGGCAATCGAAGGACCTTGACCTTTGTTTCCACCGGGTCATCGAATACATGGGAATATACCTCCGACGGAACCCAGCTTTCCAGCCAGACCGTGAACCCGGTTGGTTCCAGCGCCATCGTGCGGAACTACGCCTACGATGCGCTCAACCATCTGAATCAGGCCGGGGAATGGGCTTCCCTGAGCCATGATTTCCTCGGGCGCCTGACGTCGGCTTCGGGCGATGGGGTAAGCGCAACGTTCAGCCATGACGGATACGGCAACAATACCTATTCGCAGGCGGGATCCGCCGCAGGCTTCAACAACTTTGCATACCTGCCCCTGCCTTCCAACCGGGCGACGGCCTCGGACACGAGCGGCGCCGCGACCGGCTGGTCCTACAACGCCAACGGCGAGGCGCTCACCGCCGGGACCGCCCTGGGGAGCGTGTATCCCCAGTTGGGTCTCGCCTGGGATGGCCTTGACCGCCTGAGCAGCAGCAGTCTGCCCGGCTTCACGGAATCCTATGGCTACCTTCCGAACGGCCTGCGCGTGCAACGCCTGAACAGCGCCGATCCGTCCCAGAACCGGCGCTACGCCTACGCTTTCACGGGGAACCTCCTGGCGGAGTATACGGGGTCGGGCAACACCTGGTCGTGGCTCGGGGATATCGTCTACCTGGGCTCCCAGGCGATCGCCGAATTCTCGAATGCGGGCACCTTGGAGTTGCACGCCGACCACCTGGGAACGCCCAAGGTTCTCACAAGCGGACAAACCGGCGCCCTCCTTGGGATCCAGGCCTTCGGCCCGTTCGGCGAGCCGAGGGGCTCCTACCTGACCCTGACGGGCTATACCGGACACCAGCAGGCTGACTCGACGGGGCTCATATACATGCGCGGGCGGTTCTACAGCCCGGCGTGGCACCGGTTCCTGAACAGCGACCAGGGGGCGGACCCGAATCAGCCTAATCAGTATGCATACTGCGGTGGCAGCCCTTTTATGCTGACTGACCCCTCAGGATTGGATTCCAGTGGGTATTGGGTCTACCTCATTACGTGTAACGGCGCTGGTATCTATGTTTCCACTAGTAAAGAGGATGCAGAAAGTGCTCTGATTAATTATCAGGCGCACGGTACCGAGAAATATGGCTCCGATGCCCAATTCCAAATGACTGGAACATATTATTCAATGGACAGCAAGTCGACTACCCCTTCTTTCCAAACTGATTCTGGCAGATGGGTGACATTAACTAGCAGTGGTGAATGGATTTATGGCATTGCCCCTATCACAGAAGCCGGGGATAGTAGATCGTCGCAAACAGATGTTCAATTCGATAAGCCGAAAATTTGGTTTGGAGATATCAGGTACCCTGAAAGACCTACGATTGGGGATTATGCATTCAAGACTCTGGGGCTCGGACCAGCTTCGGTTACCTTATACACAGATAAGTTTGGTGGATATCACGTAGCAAATAGCCTTGGGAAGGGAATAGGAATTCCTTTCCAGGCTGGTTACGGATGGTTTTCCGAAAGCGTGTCTTCCTCTGCAGAGGTTTCTGAGCGATTGAAGGGCTTGAGCTTTACTCTTGGTGCTGCGGCAGCTGGTGGTGTGAACGCTGTCGGGTCTACCCCGATCATTCCTGCGAGTCAAACGGCAGCCGAGGTGAGTTTTGGACCGCCTTCCGCGAGTGTAGGCGTGAGTTGGGGTTGGAATTGA
- a CDS encoding Kelch repeat-containing protein: MDLFSGKGMGCLGLGVLVIVLAVSCPMMISGPSDPVLFETKAVTVAPGELFRVSVRLLGPEQKMGRVAYDFQPGSPKGGPKWAFEGDGSMGSKPDGVVLGGNVISLMCLAPSQPGTYTLKGSYPGWFTPSLKCQVTAARAGDLVGPAMGLVVPEMEAGRLSWRWAVGPVLEDCSATLLEDGSVLVAGGWEDRASRRASDQAFRYWPASRKTVAVGPMMKGRALQEWVRLKDGRVLLYGGAGTSDGEVFDPASNTFRLVTGVTLEGFGIRLCLLKDGQVLGIPCVGEDGVQGLPGPPSAFLLDGKTLALRGTIPVLSLRENPTITALPDGGALVVGPPPNPGDPDRFLAPDPGSLTERFDAASRSFRPGPLVLRGRRDHQALAFPDGRVLILGGWSNAYASPGMSGRSLVEQAEWFDPATGAFVDGDTFRSLDTEPAAVLQDGSLLYGAGTRLFRGFPARGRAVANALIPHRMVPLPDGRVLLLSRASLATQLLYP; encoded by the coding sequence ATGGACCTTTTCTCTGGCAAAGGCATGGGCTGCCTTGGCCTAGGCGTCCTCGTGATCGTCCTTGCGGTGTCCTGCCCCATGATGATCAGCGGGCCCAGCGATCCAGTTCTGTTCGAGACCAAGGCCGTCACCGTGGCGCCCGGCGAACTGTTCCGCGTCAGTGTCCGCCTGCTGGGACCCGAGCAGAAGATGGGCCGCGTCGCCTACGATTTCCAGCCCGGAAGCCCCAAAGGGGGGCCCAAGTGGGCCTTCGAGGGCGACGGATCGATGGGCTCCAAGCCTGACGGGGTCGTGCTGGGCGGCAACGTGATCAGCCTGATGTGCCTCGCCCCGAGCCAGCCGGGCACCTACACGCTGAAGGGGTCCTACCCCGGGTGGTTCACGCCCTCCCTCAAGTGCCAGGTGACGGCGGCCCGGGCCGGGGACCTGGTGGGGCCTGCGATGGGGCTCGTGGTCCCGGAAATGGAAGCCGGCAGGTTGTCCTGGCGGTGGGCCGTGGGACCGGTCCTGGAGGATTGCTCCGCGACCCTTCTCGAGGACGGCAGCGTCCTGGTGGCGGGTGGCTGGGAGGACCGGGCCTCCCGGAGGGCCTCGGACCAGGCGTTCCGCTACTGGCCTGCGTCCCGCAAGACCGTGGCCGTGGGGCCCATGATGAAGGGTCGCGCCCTCCAGGAATGGGTGAGGCTCAAGGATGGCCGGGTGCTGCTCTACGGGGGCGCGGGGACCTCCGACGGGGAGGTCTTCGACCCGGCCTCCAACACCTTCCGGCTGGTGACAGGGGTGACCCTGGAGGGCTTCGGGATCCGGCTCTGCCTTCTCAAGGATGGCCAAGTGCTTGGCATTCCCTGCGTCGGGGAGGATGGAGTCCAGGGGCTTCCCGGACCACCCTCCGCGTTCCTTCTGGACGGGAAGACCCTGGCCCTTCGGGGGACCATACCCGTCCTGAGCCTGCGGGAGAACCCAACGATCACGGCCCTTCCCGACGGCGGGGCCCTGGTGGTGGGCCCGCCACCGAATCCCGGGGACCCGGACCGCTTCCTGGCGCCGGACCCCGGAAGCCTGACGGAGCGCTTTGACGCGGCCAGCCGCAGCTTCCGGCCTGGCCCCCTCGTGCTGCGGGGCCGGCGTGACCACCAGGCCCTGGCCTTCCCGGATGGCAGGGTGCTCATCCTGGGGGGCTGGTCCAACGCCTACGCCTCCCCTGGCATGTCGGGACGCAGCCTCGTGGAGCAGGCGGAATGGTTCGATCCCGCCACCGGAGCCTTCGTGGACGGGGATACCTTTCGCTCCCTGGACACGGAACCCGCGGCCGTCCTCCAGGACGGAAGTCTTCTCTACGGCGCGGGCACCCGGCTTTTTCGCGGCTTCCCGGCCCGGGGCCGCGCGGTCGCGAACGCGCTCATCCCCCACCGGATGGTGCCGCTCCCGGACGGAAGGGTCCTCCTCCTGAGCCGGGCAAGTCTGGCCACCCAGCTCCTCTATCCCTGA
- a CDS encoding Kelch repeat-containing protein, with the protein MAVGGVGEDEAAVRGLEMFEPGPERFREVGGTLFEYQDPALAILRDGSVLVTGASPDEDLYRFRKEPGDVRAELLRWDPEAHSYQASPLSAPPGAYQKAVVLPSGRVLLVGFHSNALFDPGTGRFGNRLPFGGRHAFDDGQGRVLVVGPLGSNPNLFHVRQVDAEAGKTLHEWDVVASEGAAVVRLGDGRLLFAGGRFPTKDKADVVLFDPSSGLRAELAGLLHRRARATALLGQDGRALFIGGDLQSDLPTMIVERYEVQGAR; encoded by the coding sequence TTGGCGGTGGGAGGCGTCGGGGAGGACGAGGCGGCGGTCCGGGGCCTGGAGATGTTCGAACCGGGGCCTGAGCGGTTCCGGGAGGTCGGGGGGACCCTTTTCGAATACCAGGACCCCGCCCTGGCAATTCTACGGGATGGATCGGTCCTGGTGACCGGCGCCTCCCCCGACGAAGACCTCTACCGCTTCCGAAAGGAGCCCGGCGATGTCCGGGCGGAGCTTCTCCGATGGGACCCGGAGGCCCACAGCTACCAAGCCTCGCCCCTTTCCGCGCCCCCGGGGGCCTACCAGAAGGCGGTCGTACTGCCTTCGGGCCGGGTGCTCCTGGTGGGTTTCCATTCCAATGCCCTGTTCGACCCCGGCACGGGACGTTTCGGGAACCGGCTACCCTTCGGTGGCCGCCACGCCTTTGACGACGGTCAGGGCAGGGTGCTGGTGGTGGGTCCCCTAGGGTCAAATCCCAACCTGTTCCACGTCCGCCAGGTAGACGCGGAGGCGGGAAAGACCTTGCACGAATGGGACGTGGTCGCCTCCGAAGGCGCCGCCGTGGTGCGGCTCGGTGACGGGCGCCTCCTTTTCGCCGGGGGGCGTTTCCCGACCAAGGACAAGGCGGATGTGGTGCTCTTCGACCCGTCATCCGGGCTCCGCGCGGAACTGGCGGGCCTGCTGCATCGTCGTGCCCGGGCCACGGCCCTGCTGGGGCAGGACGGCAGAGCCCTCTTCATCGGGGGGGATCTGCAATCGGATCTGCCGACGATGATCGTCGAACGCTACGAGGTTCAGGGAGCCAGGTAG